From Amycolatopsis sp. cg9, one genomic window encodes:
- a CDS encoding Lrp/AsnC family transcriptional regulator, with the protein MDLDDVDWHLLELLQSDGRLSFSELGRRVSLSGSAVTERVRRLEDRGVITGYAAHVDTTKLGLPIEVLVRARVRSLDTPRFRTAVLPLPQVVAADHVTGDECWILRVLCRDTAELEALVEKIQRFGETTTSLVLSSPLRRRPVTRA; encoded by the coding sequence GTGGACCTCGACGACGTCGATTGGCACCTGCTGGAGCTGCTCCAGTCCGACGGCCGGCTGAGCTTTTCGGAGCTGGGCCGCCGGGTGTCGCTGTCGGGTTCGGCGGTGACGGAACGGGTGCGCCGGCTCGAGGACCGCGGCGTGATCACGGGGTACGCGGCCCACGTCGACACGACCAAGCTGGGCCTGCCGATCGAGGTGCTGGTGCGCGCCCGGGTGCGGAGCCTCGACACCCCGAGGTTCCGGACGGCGGTGCTCCCGCTCCCCCAGGTCGTCGCGGCGGACCACGTCACCGGCGACGAGTGCTGGATCCTGCGGGTGCTGTGCCGGGACACGGCGGAACTGGAGGCGCTGGTCGAGAAGATCCAGCGCTTCGGCGAGACGACGACGTCACTGGTGCTGTCGTCCCCGCTGCGCCGGCGCCCCGTGACGCGGGCATGA
- a CDS encoding rhodanese-like domain-containing protein, protein MTRTLTVPAPAPELATAYFGAELAFEVDPDDLVRDLEAGQTDGYVVVETRAPAAFAQARIPGAVNLPYRDLTAESTKHLDRDVVYVCYCESANCNAATKGALKLAQLGFRVKRLSGGISSWIAAGYPVEGTAAPGIRCAC, encoded by the coding sequence ATGACACGCACACTCACGGTCCCCGCTCCGGCGCCGGAACTCGCCACCGCCTACTTCGGTGCCGAGCTCGCCTTCGAGGTCGACCCCGACGACCTCGTCCGCGACCTCGAAGCCGGGCAGACCGACGGCTACGTGGTCGTCGAGACGCGCGCGCCCGCTGCGTTCGCCCAGGCGCGCATCCCCGGCGCGGTCAACCTGCCCTACCGCGACCTGACGGCGGAGAGCACGAAGCACCTCGACCGGGACGTCGTCTACGTCTGCTACTGCGAGAGCGCCAACTGCAACGCCGCCACCAAGGGCGCGCTCAAGCTGGCGCAGCTCGGGTTCCGCGTGAAGCGGCTCTCCGGCGGCATCTCGAGCTGGATCGCGGCCGGCTACCCCGTGGAAGGAACCGCGGCCCCGGGGATCCGCTGCGCCTGCTGA
- a CDS encoding type 1 glutamine amidotransferase: MTRLLIIQPDTSDPLGPLGDWLTEAGAELDVRLPPADELPADLDGYRGVVCLGGGMGAEDDAKHPWLAEVRRLLSKAASKRLPTLGICLGAQLVAVATGGRVEVGADGPEVGPHLVAKKDAAWTDPLFADLPLMQDVLQFHSDVITRLPPGAELLASAPLYQNQAFRFGRCVYGVQFHIETTPAVVESWAAESPQEAEFARPGSLDHDALTAVHTDIAETWRPFAQRFVRLAAGDLEPAAESQRSLPLA; encoded by the coding sequence GTGACACGACTGCTGATCATCCAGCCGGACACGTCGGATCCGCTCGGCCCGCTCGGCGACTGGCTGACCGAGGCCGGCGCGGAGCTCGACGTCCGGCTGCCGCCGGCGGACGAGCTGCCCGCCGACCTCGACGGCTACCGGGGTGTCGTCTGCCTCGGCGGCGGCATGGGCGCGGAGGACGACGCGAAGCACCCGTGGCTCGCCGAGGTGCGGCGGCTGCTGTCGAAGGCGGCGTCGAAGCGGCTCCCCACCCTCGGGATCTGCCTCGGCGCGCAGCTGGTGGCCGTCGCGACCGGCGGCCGCGTCGAGGTAGGGGCGGACGGGCCCGAGGTCGGCCCGCACCTCGTCGCCAAGAAGGACGCGGCGTGGACCGACCCGCTCTTCGCCGACCTGCCGCTGATGCAGGACGTCCTGCAGTTCCACAGCGACGTGATCACCCGGCTCCCACCCGGCGCCGAACTGCTCGCGTCCGCACCCCTCTACCAGAACCAGGCCTTCCGGTTCGGCCGTTGTGTCTACGGCGTCCAGTTCCACATCGAGACGACACCCGCTGTCGTCGAGAGCTGGGCCGCGGAAAGCCCGCAGGAGGCGGAATTCGCTCGTCCGGGCTCACTCGACCACGACGCGCTGACCGCAGTGCACACCGACATCGCCGAAACCTGGCGTCCGTTCGCGCAGCGGTTCGTCCGGTTGGCCGCCGGTGACCTCGAGCCGGCCGCCGAGAGTCAACGCTCGTTACCGCTGGCTTAA
- a CDS encoding anion permease, which yields MEPSLLVVIVVVTALVFDFTNGFHDTANSMATSIATGALRPRVAVAISAVLNLVGAFLSVEVAKTISSGLVDDTKIGPSIVFGGLIGAIVWNLVTWFVGLPSSSSHALFGGLIGATWVSAGADSVHFGKIVEKVLVPAAASPVIAGLVAMAATYLVYRFLVRGRPATRGFKVGQIVSASLVSLAHGTNDAQKTMGVITLTLVSAGSLPSGAAPPVWVIISAACALAAGTYLGGWRITHTLGKGLTDIEGPQGFAAQTSSALVILISSRLGFPLSTTHVCSGGIVGSGVGRREAPVRWRMAGRMVIAWLFTLPAAAIVGAISGKIASLGNAGTIAVGVAGLGVGVGIYLLSRRHPVTAHSFQVPEPTPAETEPGRLAA from the coding sequence GTGGAGCCCTCGTTGCTGGTCGTGATCGTGGTCGTCACGGCTCTGGTATTCGATTTCACGAACGGGTTCCACGACACCGCGAACTCGATGGCGACGTCGATCGCCACCGGCGCGCTCCGGCCGCGGGTGGCCGTCGCGATCTCCGCGGTGCTGAACCTGGTCGGTGCTTTCCTGTCGGTGGAGGTCGCCAAGACGATCTCCAGCGGGCTGGTGGACGACACGAAGATCGGCCCGTCGATCGTCTTCGGCGGGCTGATCGGCGCGATCGTCTGGAACCTCGTGACGTGGTTCGTCGGGCTGCCGTCGAGTTCGTCGCACGCGCTGTTCGGCGGCCTGATCGGCGCCACCTGGGTTTCGGCGGGGGCCGACTCGGTCCACTTCGGAAAGATCGTCGAGAAGGTCCTCGTGCCCGCGGCGGCCAGTCCGGTGATCGCCGGCCTCGTCGCGATGGCCGCGACCTACCTCGTCTACCGGTTCCTGGTCCGGGGCCGCCCGGCGACGCGCGGCTTCAAGGTCGGCCAGATCGTCTCGGCGTCACTGGTCTCGCTGGCGCACGGCACGAACGACGCGCAGAAGACGATGGGCGTCATCACGCTCACGCTCGTCAGCGCCGGCAGCCTCCCGTCGGGTGCCGCCCCGCCGGTCTGGGTGATCATCAGCGCCGCCTGCGCCCTCGCGGCCGGCACCTACCTCGGCGGCTGGCGCATCACCCACACCCTCGGCAAGGGCCTGACCGACATCGAGGGCCCGCAGGGCTTCGCCGCCCAGACCAGCTCGGCGCTGGTCATCCTGATCTCGTCGCGGCTGGGTTTCCCGCTGTCGACGACGCACGTGTGCTCCGGCGGGATCGTCGGCTCCGGCGTCGGACGGCGGGAAGCGCCGGTCCGCTGGCGGATGGCGGGCCGGATGGTCATCGCGTGGCTGTTCACGCTGCCCGCGGCGGCGATCGTCGGCGCGATCTCCGGCAAGATCGCTTCGCTCGGCAACGCGGGCACCATCGCCGTCGGCGTGGCCGGCCTCGGCGTGGGCGTCGGCATCTACCTCCTTTCGCGCCGCCACCCCGTGACCGCGCACAGCTTCCAGGTGCCCGAGCCGACGCCCGCCGAGACCGAACCGGGCCGCCTGGCCGCCTGA
- a CDS encoding bifunctional [glutamine synthetase] adenylyltransferase/[glutamine synthetase]-adenylyl-L-tyrosine phosphorylase: MADRARTTASAARYGFTDARAEGQLRAAGWWDDAGPVAAAADVLAALSRSADPDLALRGLDRIREADDAEWTRLEEQLRANRTFRGRLLGVLGTSSALADFLAANPDQWHALTGDKCTDSACYREALRAALLRADGSVLTRLEAEQALKIAYRGQLLGIAAADLGHLVEAGLEHPRYAEVAAQLTELAEAALAAGLVVAEAEVGKPAEGSLAVIAMGKCGGRELNYVSDVDVIFVGEGNLGVATRLASTMMRVVGKACFEVDAALRPEGKAGALVRTLESHQGYYQKWAKTWEFQALLKARPVAGDAELGRQYAEMVAPLVWSAADRDHFVDEVQQMRRRVEGHVPSEHAERELKLGRGGLRDVEFAVQLLQLVHGRVDADLRSPSTMDALAALGEGGYVGRQDAAELGASYEFLRMLEHRLQLRRLRRTHLFPAASETAELRILARASGIKPAGGKSPGDALLAEFRRQGQGIRRLHEKIFYRPLLQSVANVPTEALRLTTKQAASRLAALGYTAPDGALQHIKALTSGVSRRAAIQQALLPVLLDLLADTPDPDGGLLSYRKVSEALQDTPWYLRVLRDEGTVVENLALLLGTSRLVPDLLVRAPEVLRLLGDPARLLGRTPAEVATSLRATVRRQPGVNAAVAAARSLRRHELLRVACADLLGLLDVPAVCEALSSVWVAVLQGALAAAFRQRQAELGRTPARIAVIGMGRLGGAELGYGSDADVLFVCEPAEGVSDADAVKFASSVAESVRKMLGAPSSDPALVVDADLRPEGRSGPLVRTLESYRAYYARWGEVWEAQALLRARFVAGDDELGERFTAMIDPIRYPENGLDGTKAREIRRIKARVETERMPRGADPTRHTKLGRGGLADVEWTVQLLQLQHACSVPGLRTTSTLDALAVLPEAGLAEPAEAESLREAWLLATRVRNAGMLVRGKAVDEVPGSGRDLAAVARVLDHPAADDPGEFLDTYRRITRRAHTVVEHLFYEA; this comes from the coding sequence ATGGCAGACCGCGCGCGAACGACCGCTTCGGCGGCGAGGTACGGCTTCACCGATGCCCGTGCCGAGGGTCAGTTGCGCGCGGCCGGCTGGTGGGACGACGCCGGCCCGGTCGCCGCGGCCGCCGACGTGCTCGCGGCGCTGTCCCGCAGCGCCGACCCGGACCTCGCGCTGCGTGGTCTGGACCGCATCCGCGAAGCCGACGACGCCGAGTGGACCCGCCTCGAAGAGCAGCTGCGCGCCAACCGGACGTTCCGCGGCCGGCTCCTCGGCGTGCTGGGCACGTCGAGCGCGCTCGCCGACTTCCTCGCCGCGAACCCGGACCAGTGGCACGCGCTCACGGGCGACAAGTGCACCGACTCCGCGTGCTATCGCGAAGCCCTGCGTGCGGCGTTGCTGCGTGCCGACGGCTCGGTGCTGACCAGGCTCGAAGCCGAGCAGGCCCTCAAGATCGCTTACCGCGGCCAGCTGCTCGGCATCGCCGCCGCCGACCTGGGCCACCTCGTCGAGGCCGGGCTCGAGCACCCGCGCTACGCCGAGGTCGCGGCTCAGCTGACCGAGCTCGCGGAGGCCGCGCTGGCCGCCGGGCTGGTGGTCGCCGAGGCCGAGGTCGGGAAGCCGGCCGAGGGCTCCCTCGCCGTGATCGCCATGGGCAAGTGCGGCGGCCGGGAGCTCAACTACGTCAGCGACGTCGACGTCATCTTCGTCGGCGAAGGCAACCTCGGCGTGGCCACGAGGCTGGCGAGCACGATGATGCGCGTCGTCGGCAAGGCGTGCTTCGAGGTCGACGCGGCGCTGCGCCCCGAAGGCAAGGCCGGCGCGCTGGTCCGCACCCTGGAAAGTCACCAGGGCTACTACCAGAAGTGGGCCAAGACCTGGGAGTTCCAGGCGCTGCTCAAGGCGCGCCCGGTGGCCGGCGACGCCGAGCTCGGGCGGCAGTACGCCGAGATGGTCGCGCCGCTGGTGTGGTCCGCGGCCGATCGGGACCACTTCGTCGACGAGGTGCAGCAGATGCGCCGCCGCGTCGAGGGCCACGTGCCGTCCGAGCACGCCGAGCGGGAGCTGAAGCTGGGCCGCGGCGGCCTGCGGGACGTCGAGTTCGCCGTCCAGCTGCTGCAGCTCGTGCACGGCCGGGTGGACGCGGACCTGCGCTCACCGTCCACGATGGACGCGCTCGCGGCGCTGGGCGAAGGCGGTTACGTCGGCCGCCAGGACGCCGCCGAACTGGGCGCGTCGTACGAATTCCTGCGGATGCTCGAACACCGCCTCCAGTTGCGGCGGTTGCGCCGGACGCACCTGTTCCCGGCGGCGTCGGAGACCGCCGAGCTGCGGATCCTCGCGCGGGCCAGCGGCATCAAGCCGGCCGGCGGCAAGAGCCCCGGCGACGCGCTGCTCGCGGAGTTCCGGCGGCAGGGCCAGGGCATCCGGCGGCTGCACGAAAAGATCTTCTACCGGCCGCTGCTGCAGTCGGTCGCGAACGTGCCGACCGAGGCGCTGCGCCTGACCACCAAGCAGGCCGCCAGCCGGCTCGCCGCGCTCGGCTACACCGCGCCCGACGGGGCGCTCCAGCACATCAAGGCCCTCACTTCGGGCGTCTCGCGCCGCGCCGCGATCCAGCAGGCGCTGCTGCCGGTGCTGCTCGACCTCCTCGCCGACACCCCCGACCCCGACGGCGGTCTGCTGTCGTACCGGAAGGTGTCGGAGGCGCTCCAGGACACGCCGTGGTACCTGCGGGTGCTGCGGGACGAGGGCACGGTCGTCGAGAACCTGGCGCTGCTGCTCGGGACCTCACGGCTGGTGCCGGACCTGCTGGTCCGCGCGCCCGAGGTGCTGCGCCTGCTCGGCGACCCGGCCCGGCTGCTGGGCCGCACGCCCGCCGAGGTCGCGACGTCGCTGCGGGCCACGGTCCGCCGTCAGCCCGGGGTGAACGCCGCCGTCGCCGCGGCGCGCTCGCTGCGCCGCCACGAACTGCTGCGCGTCGCCTGCGCGGACCTGCTCGGGCTGCTCGACGTGCCCGCGGTCTGCGAAGCGCTTTCGAGCGTCTGGGTGGCCGTGCTGCAGGGCGCGCTGGCCGCGGCGTTCCGCCAGCGCCAAGCCGAACTGGGCCGGACCCCGGCGCGCATCGCGGTCATCGGGATGGGCCGCCTCGGCGGCGCCGAACTCGGCTACGGCTCCGACGCCGACGTCCTCTTCGTGTGCGAGCCTGCCGAAGGGGTCTCGGACGCCGACGCGGTGAAGTTCGCGTCGTCGGTGGCGGAGAGCGTCCGGAAGATGCTGGGCGCGCCGAGCTCCGACCCGGCCCTGGTCGTCGACGCCGACCTGCGGCCCGAAGGCCGGAGCGGGCCGCTGGTGCGCACGCTGGAGTCGTACCGCGCCTACTACGCCCGGTGGGGCGAGGTGTGGGAGGCGCAGGCGCTGCTGCGCGCCCGGTTCGTCGCCGGCGACGACGAGCTCGGTGAGCGGTTCACCGCGATGATCGACCCGATCCGCTACCCCGAAAACGGCCTGGACGGGACGAAGGCGCGGGAGATCCGCCGCATCAAGGCGCGCGTGGAGACGGAGCGGATGCCCCGCGGCGCGGACCCGACGCGGCACACGAAGCTGGGCCGGGGCGGTCTCGCCGACGTCGAGTGGACGGTCCAGCTCCTCCAGCTTCAGCACGCTTGTTCGGTGCCGGGCCTGCGGACGACGTCGACGCTGGACGCGCTGGCGGTGCTCCCGGAGGCGGGCCTGGCCGAGCCGGCCGAGGCGGAGTCGCTGCGCGAGGCGTGGCTGCTGGCGACCCGGGTCCGCAACGCGGGGATGCTGGTCCGCGGCAAGGCGGTCGACGAGGTCCCGGGCTCGGGCCGCGACCTGGCGGCGGTCGCCCGCGTGCTCGACCACCCGGCGGCGGACGACCCCGGCGAGTTCCTCGACACGTACCGCCGCATCACGCGGCGGGCGCACACCGTGGTGGAGCACTTGTTCTACGAGGCCTGA
- a CDS encoding thioesterase family protein, with protein MTDREPFRTRIKVRHYELDTLGHLNHAVYHSYGEVSRLELLEKAGALKGLPGVASVLLETHVVFRRELRAGDEVDVTCDVKFGSGKTFKMDSNIYKLDGTLAAEITCTLGLMDLELRKLVPDPRGRFEAAGADLRVLSTAE; from the coding sequence GTGACCGATCGCGAGCCGTTCCGGACCCGGATCAAGGTCCGGCACTACGAGCTGGACACCCTGGGCCACCTCAACCACGCCGTCTACCACTCGTACGGCGAGGTCTCCCGCCTGGAGCTGCTGGAAAAGGCGGGCGCGCTCAAGGGACTCCCCGGCGTGGCGTCGGTGCTGCTGGAGACGCACGTGGTGTTCCGCCGCGAGCTGCGCGCGGGCGACGAGGTCGACGTGACGTGCGACGTCAAGTTCGGCAGCGGCAAGACGTTCAAGATGGACTCGAACATCTACAAGCTCGACGGCACGCTGGCCGCGGAGATCACCTGCACGCTGGGGCTGATGGACCTGGAGCTCCGCAAGCTGGTCCCGGACCCCCGAGGCCGCTTCGAGGCCGCGGGCGCGGACCTGCGCGTGCTGTCGACGGCCGAATGA
- a CDS encoding N-acetyltransferase family protein: MIRPAVDADWPRIWPIVHDVVTAQETFAYDPAMTSEEARRMWLLPAPARTVVFAEGDEVLGTANMYANRPGPGNHVASGSLMVAASARGRGVGRALTTDLIAWARESGFAAIQFNAVVDTNTAAVSLYESLGFTTLGVAPGAFRHPVLGDVGLRIMWLNLR; encoded by the coding sequence ATGATCCGCCCGGCGGTCGATGCTGACTGGCCGCGGATCTGGCCGATCGTCCACGACGTGGTCACGGCACAGGAGACGTTCGCCTACGACCCGGCTATGACCTCGGAAGAAGCCCGGCGCATGTGGCTCCTTCCGGCCCCGGCCCGCACGGTGGTCTTCGCCGAGGGCGACGAGGTGCTGGGGACGGCGAACATGTACGCCAACCGTCCCGGCCCCGGGAACCACGTGGCGTCCGGAAGCCTGATGGTCGCGGCGTCCGCCCGTGGCCGCGGAGTGGGCCGCGCCCTGACGACGGACCTGATCGCGTGGGCGCGCGAGTCGGGCTTCGCGGCGATCCAGTTCAACGCGGTGGTGGACACGAACACCGCGGCGGTCTCGCTGTACGAGAGCCTGGGCTTCACGACACTGGGCGTGGCCCCGGGCGCGTTCCGCCACCCTGTGCTCGGTGACGTGGGCCTTCGCATCATGTGGCTGAACCTGCGCTGA
- the glnA gene encoding type I glutamate--ammonia ligase — MPTTPDDIQRLIADEDVEVIDVQFCDLPGVMQHFTVPAKAFTEEAFEEGLAFDGSSVRGFQSIHESDMLLLPDAATARIDPFRKAKTLALNFFVHDPFTREAYSRDPRNIARKAEQYIAEYGVADNVYFGPEAEFYIFDSIRFDSAEHASFHEIDSVEGWWNTGADEVGGNQGYKTKFKGGYFPVPPVDHFADLRDDIVRNLTNIGFEIERAHHEVGTAGQTEINYKFNTLLHAADDLQLFKYVVKNTVFAAGKTATFMPKPLAGDNGSGMHCHQSLWKDGQPLFHDESGYAGLSDTARHYIGGLLKHAPSLLAFTNPTVNSYHRLVPGFEAPVSLVYSQRNRSACVRIPITGNNPKAKRAEFRCPDSSGNPYLAFSAMMMAGLDGIKNKIEPPDPIDKDLYELPPEEAKDVKLVPGDLGTVLDTLEADHDYLLEGGVFTPDVIETWISYKRENEIDPLRLRPHPYEFSLYYDV, encoded by the coding sequence GTGCCCACTACTCCAGACGACATCCAGCGCCTCATCGCCGATGAGGACGTCGAGGTCATCGACGTCCAGTTCTGCGACCTGCCCGGCGTGATGCAGCACTTCACGGTCCCCGCGAAGGCCTTCACCGAAGAGGCCTTCGAAGAGGGTCTCGCGTTCGACGGCTCCTCGGTGCGCGGCTTCCAGTCCATCCACGAGTCCGACATGCTGCTCCTGCCGGACGCGGCGACCGCGCGGATCGACCCGTTCCGCAAGGCGAAGACGCTCGCGCTCAACTTCTTCGTGCACGACCCGTTCACGCGCGAGGCGTACAGCCGTGACCCGCGCAACATCGCGCGCAAGGCCGAGCAGTACATCGCCGAGTACGGCGTCGCCGACAACGTGTACTTCGGTCCCGAAGCCGAGTTCTACATCTTCGACTCGATCCGCTTCGACTCCGCCGAGCACGCCTCCTTCCACGAGATCGACTCGGTCGAGGGCTGGTGGAACACCGGCGCCGACGAGGTGGGCGGCAACCAGGGCTACAAGACGAAGTTCAAGGGCGGCTACTTCCCCGTCCCGCCGGTCGACCACTTCGCCGACCTGCGCGACGACATCGTCCGCAACCTGACGAACATCGGTTTCGAGATCGAGCGCGCGCACCACGAGGTGGGCACCGCCGGCCAGACCGAGATCAACTACAAGTTCAACACGCTGCTGCACGCGGCCGACGACCTGCAGTTGTTCAAGTACGTCGTGAAGAACACGGTGTTCGCGGCGGGCAAGACGGCGACGTTCATGCCGAAGCCCCTCGCCGGCGACAACGGCTCGGGCATGCACTGCCACCAGTCGCTGTGGAAGGACGGCCAGCCGCTGTTCCACGACGAGTCGGGCTACGCCGGCCTGTCGGACACCGCGCGCCACTACATCGGCGGCCTGCTCAAGCACGCCCCGAGCCTGCTGGCCTTCACGAACCCGACGGTGAACTCCTACCACCGCCTGGTCCCGGGCTTCGAGGCCCCGGTTTCGCTGGTCTACTCGCAGCGCAACCGCTCGGCGTGCGTCCGCATCCCGATCACGGGCAACAACCCGAAGGCCAAGCGCGCCGAGTTCCGCTGCCCGGACTCGTCGGGCAACCCGTACCTGGCGTTCTCGGCGATGATGATGGCCGGCCTCGACGGCATCAAGAACAAGATCGAGCCGCCGGACCCCATCGACAAGGACCTCTACGAGCTCCCGCCCGAGGAGGCCAAGGACGTCAAGCTGGTCCCGGGCGACCTCGGCACGGTCCTCGACACGCTCGAGGCGGACCACGACTACCTGCTCGAGGGCGGCGTGTTCACGCCGGACGTGATCGAGACGTGGATCTCGTACAAGCGCGAGAACGAGATCGACCCGCTGCGCCTGCGCCCGCACCCGTACGAGTTCAGCCTGTACTACGACGTGTGA
- a CDS encoding RDD family protein — protein MPESGVGSAATGGARLLGLIVDLAVAALVTAIFLHPSLQDPAAMQVFNLWSGGVWAIISVVSAGFFGFTPGMGVVGIRVARLDGAALVGPPRALVRAVLTFFIIPAAVRNADGRSWLDRLTGTVVVRLR, from the coding sequence TTGCCCGAGTCGGGCGTCGGCTCGGCGGCGACCGGGGGCGCCCGGCTGCTCGGGCTGATCGTCGACCTCGCCGTCGCGGCCCTGGTCACGGCCATCTTCCTGCATCCGAGCCTGCAGGACCCGGCCGCGATGCAGGTGTTCAACCTCTGGTCCGGCGGCGTGTGGGCGATCATCTCGGTCGTTTCGGCCGGCTTCTTCGGCTTCACCCCCGGCATGGGCGTCGTCGGCATCCGCGTCGCCCGGCTCGACGGCGCCGCGCTGGTCGGCCCGCCGCGGGCGCTGGTCCGGGCGGTCCTCACCTTCTTCATCATCCCGGCGGCAGTCCGCAACGCCGACGGCCGCAGCTGGCTGGACCGGCTGACCGGCACCGTCGTCGTCCGGCTGCGCTGA
- a CDS encoding DUF4191 domain-containing protein: MAGQQDKEAAKQAKKEKRAASKARRGQLFEAFKMQRKEDPWLIPWMVGSIVVVAGVLFGIGFFFDSQWVLLPLGIVLGALLAMIIFGRRVQKTVYSKADGQPGAAAWALENLRGKWKVTPTVAATTQLDAVHRVLGGPGVVLVAEGAPHRVKTLLAQEKKRVSRLVGETPIYDVIIGHEDKQVPLKKLQGYLMKLPRNLKPAQVDALEAKLAALGNRGAAMPKGPMPAGAKMRNVQRTIRRR; this comes from the coding sequence ATGGCGGGACAGCAGGACAAGGAAGCGGCCAAGCAGGCCAAGAAGGAGAAGCGCGCGGCGAGCAAGGCACGCCGTGGCCAGCTCTTCGAGGCCTTCAAGATGCAGCGCAAGGAAGACCCGTGGCTCATCCCGTGGATGGTGGGCTCGATCGTCGTCGTCGCCGGCGTCTTGTTCGGGATCGGGTTCTTCTTCGACTCGCAGTGGGTGCTGCTGCCGCTGGGCATCGTGCTCGGCGCCCTGCTCGCCATGATCATCTTCGGCCGGCGCGTCCAGAAGACGGTCTACTCGAAAGCCGACGGCCAGCCCGGCGCCGCGGCGTGGGCGCTGGAGAACCTCCGCGGCAAGTGGAAGGTGACGCCGACCGTCGCGGCGACCACCCAGCTCGACGCGGTGCACCGCGTGCTGGGCGGCCCGGGCGTGGTGCTGGTCGCCGAGGGCGCGCCGCACCGCGTCAAGACGCTCCTCGCCCAGGAGAAGAAGCGCGTCTCCCGCCTGGTCGGCGAGACGCCGATCTACGACGTGATCATCGGGCACGAGGACAAGCAGGTCCCGCTGAAGAAGCTCCAGGGCTACCTGATGAAGCTGCCGCGCAACCTCAAGCCCGCCCAGGTCGACGCCCTGGAGGCGAAGCTCGCCGCCCTCGGCAACCGCGGCGCGGCGATGCCGAAGGGCCCGATGCCGGCCGGCGCGAAGATGCGCAACGTCCAGCGGACGATCCGCCGCCGCTGA